From Sphaerochaeta sp., a single genomic window includes:
- a CDS encoding MFS transporter produces the protein MANTLDRSDRVQLAVLDVASFWLNIAGSVMGFALVYHYRRVFGLSPSSIGFSVSLSTFSYFLGCMCFTPIIRSLKPRYCVSISLVGMSVLLFLFLQTRSLGLAYLYIFIYGLCNSLLWPAVEMWLSRGKEGRALSVATGSFNFSWSIGAGLSSYVGGVLVSHSTFTAMWFTIIVYLVITLFLLVMATVNPSIRATQSETVQNRQEGKTDQSTPLRFFCWINAALANAAVCMVGNTFPLYAQDVLAVNEKVTGALLLVRGFSTCAVFLLLGRTNRWRFNRPMIILIPLALSVTSFIAPLFQGKFALSWYFLSIGVLFACAYTMSMFHGISGALHRSKRAGVHETVLALGSITGVIAGGWLYQRYSFNVALSVVGAVSLVAFIGEGIGMFALGKREKKAQI, from the coding sequence ATGGCCAACACCTTGGATCGCAGTGATCGAGTACAGCTTGCCGTGCTCGATGTGGCGAGTTTCTGGCTGAACATAGCCGGTTCAGTCATGGGATTCGCCCTGGTGTATCATTATCGGAGAGTGTTCGGTCTTTCTCCCTCTTCCATTGGGTTCTCCGTATCACTCAGCACCTTTTCCTACTTTTTGGGATGCATGTGTTTCACCCCGATCATCCGTTCCCTGAAACCCCGTTATTGTGTCAGCATTTCGCTGGTCGGAATGAGCGTATTGCTGTTCCTTTTCCTGCAGACACGCAGCCTTGGGCTCGCATACCTGTACATTTTCATCTATGGATTGTGCAACAGCCTGCTTTGGCCTGCCGTAGAGATGTGGCTTTCCCGTGGCAAGGAAGGCAGGGCGTTGAGTGTGGCCACAGGAAGCTTCAACTTTTCCTGGAGCATCGGAGCCGGGTTGTCTTCCTATGTCGGGGGCGTGTTGGTTTCCCATTCCACCTTCACGGCGATGTGGTTCACCATCATCGTATACCTGGTCATCACGTTGTTCCTTTTGGTGATGGCGACGGTCAACCCCTCCATCCGCGCGACGCAGAGCGAGACGGTGCAGAACCGACAGGAAGGAAAAACCGACCAAAGCACTCCGTTACGATTCTTCTGCTGGATCAACGCGGCATTGGCCAACGCTGCCGTCTGCATGGTGGGGAACACCTTCCCGCTGTATGCCCAGGATGTGCTGGCCGTAAATGAGAAGGTGACCGGTGCGTTGCTGTTGGTCAGAGGGTTCTCCACCTGCGCCGTCTTTCTGTTGCTGGGGCGGACCAACCGCTGGAGGTTCAACCGACCCATGATCATTTTGATTCCCCTGGCCCTTTCCGTCACTTCGTTCATCGCTCCGTTGTTCCAGGGAAAATTCGCGTTGTCCTGGTATTTCCTGTCCATTGGCGTGTTGTTCGCCTGTGCCTACACGATGTCGATGTTCCATGGTATTTCAGGCGCGCTGCATCGTTCCAAACGGGCAGGAGTGCATGAGACGGTGTTGGCGCTGGGAAGCATCACCGGCGTGATTGCAGGTGGCTGGTTGTACCAGCGGTATTCGTTCAACGTCGCGCTGTCCGTGGTCGGCGCAGTGTCCCTTGTAGCGTTCATCGGGGAAGGGATCGGCATGTTCGCTTTGGGAAAACGGGAAAAGAAAGCTCAGATCTGA
- a CDS encoding M20/M25/M40 family metallo-hydrolase, producing MEREEQIGLIKRLCDANGISGFEDEVVALVKQESASLGKVSVDSMLNVYVERRGNKKGLPMVQLDAHTDEVGFMVKCIRPDGMLEFITIGGWVATNIPAHLVRIKNREGVYIQGLVGSKPPHFMTEAERKAPLDPSQLFIDVGAKSLSEVTDDFKIDPGAPIVPEATTSYDPIHQVLMGKAFDNRMGCASIIETMRELEGADLKVNITGAFATQEEVGCRGAAVTCQRVKPSIAICFEGCPADDTVLPEYQVQTALGKGPMLRYIDAKMITNPRFEKYALDLAKELGIPTQAAVRSGGATNGSAIHLSNGGVPVIVIGIPVRYAHTHYGYSSMEDFHNGVKLAVEILKRLDEKAIAAF from the coding sequence ATGGAGAGAGAAGAACAAATTGGATTGATCAAACGGTTGTGTGACGCCAACGGCATCTCCGGATTCGAGGATGAAGTGGTGGCGTTGGTGAAACAGGAATCCGCCAGTCTTGGCAAGGTTTCCGTCGATTCCATGCTGAACGTCTACGTCGAGCGTCGGGGAAACAAGAAAGGACTCCCGATGGTGCAGCTTGACGCCCATACCGACGAAGTCGGCTTCATGGTCAAATGCATCCGGCCTGATGGCATGCTTGAGTTCATCACCATCGGCGGATGGGTCGCGACCAACATTCCCGCCCATCTGGTGCGGATCAAAAACAGGGAAGGCGTGTACATCCAAGGTCTCGTCGGTTCCAAACCGCCACACTTCATGACGGAAGCGGAGCGTAAGGCACCGCTGGATCCCTCCCAGTTGTTCATCGATGTCGGGGCGAAAAGTCTCAGTGAAGTGACGGATGATTTCAAGATTGATCCCGGTGCCCCGATCGTGCCGGAAGCCACAACAAGCTATGACCCGATCCACCAGGTGTTGATGGGCAAGGCGTTTGACAACCGGATGGGTTGCGCCTCCATCATCGAGACGATGCGGGAGCTGGAAGGTGCTGACCTGAAGGTCAATATCACCGGAGCGTTCGCCACCCAGGAAGAAGTAGGGTGCCGTGGCGCGGCGGTGACCTGCCAACGGGTCAAGCCTTCCATTGCCATCTGTTTTGAAGGATGTCCCGCCGATGACACGGTGTTGCCCGAATATCAGGTGCAGACAGCGCTGGGCAAAGGTCCGATGCTTCGGTACATTGACGCGAAGATGATCACCAACCCACGCTTTGAAAAATACGCGCTGGACCTTGCCAAGGAACTTGGCATTCCCACCCAGGCTGCGGTGCGCAGCGGTGGAGCGACCAATGGATCGGCGATCCATCTGTCCAACGGAGGCGTCCCGGTGATCGTCATCGGCATTCCCGTCCGCTATGCCCATACCCACTATGGGTATTCTTCCATGGAAGATTTCCACAATGGCGTGAAACTGGCGGTGGAGATCCTCAAGCGGTTGGACGAAAAGGCCATCGCAGCATTCTGA
- a CDS encoding M55 family metallopeptidase, with amino-acid sequence MKRVFISLDTEGLSGVTSWKQMETDPSFAGKAYIRELGWILDELFQCCPDLEEVTLCDSHSRGENLPYGVFTDKRITMVEGYPRQDYMLATLDSSYDLLMLVGYHPMIGSKFGVMDHSYSSSGLYAVRINGTPVGEVELNCFYAAQFGVPLGFVSGDDVLERELQDTALKPVYVRTKEGLGRFAAKMYSPENLEPKFRKAVREMIARQQEKKFPLVKANTPVTLEMDLVTTVMADAVSMIPAVERPTGRTIRYQSDSFTDIMRMILVTAIISGKYRDYV; translated from the coding sequence ATGAAACGTGTGTTCATCAGTCTTGATACGGAAGGGCTGTCCGGAGTCACCAGTTGGAAACAGATGGAAACCGATCCTTCCTTCGCCGGCAAGGCGTATATCCGTGAGTTGGGATGGATTCTGGACGAGCTGTTTCAATGTTGTCCGGATCTGGAGGAAGTGACGCTGTGTGATTCCCATAGCAGAGGGGAGAATCTTCCCTACGGCGTGTTCACCGACAAGCGGATCACCATGGTGGAAGGCTATCCCCGGCAGGATTACATGCTCGCCACGTTGGATTCGTCCTACGATCTGCTGATGCTGGTCGGTTATCATCCGATGATCGGCAGCAAGTTTGGCGTGATGGATCATTCGTACAGCAGTTCCGGCCTGTATGCCGTGAGGATCAACGGAACGCCGGTTGGGGAAGTGGAACTGAATTGTTTCTACGCAGCGCAGTTTGGCGTGCCACTGGGGTTTGTCAGTGGGGATGATGTGCTGGAACGGGAGTTGCAGGATACCGCTCTGAAACCTGTGTACGTGCGTACCAAGGAAGGACTCGGCCGGTTTGCCGCCAAGATGTACAGCCCGGAGAATCTGGAGCCGAAGTTCCGAAAGGCGGTGCGGGAGATGATCGCCCGTCAACAGGAGAAGAAATTCCCGCTGGTCAAGGCAAACACGCCGGTGACGCTTGAGATGGATCTGGTGACCACGGTGATGGCGGATGCCGTCTCGATGATCCCCGCAGTGGAACGCCCCACCGGACGGACCATACGCTACCAGAGCGACTCGTTCACCGACATCATGCGCATGATTCTGGTGACGGCGATCATCAGCGGAAAATATCGTGATTATGTGTGA
- a CDS encoding MurR/RpiR family transcriptional regulator yields the protein MPETVSEAIKSKMEGMSPTYRKIALFLLENMFNLGFVSVNEMGRILGVSNATVVRFSQMLGFSGYKEMRECVSREIRSRSADEKQVALSKLDELPVTLQVSELFGNEIANIKDCQERIKAETLGQVVKHIKEAEKLFVAGFGASADVAHLFSRQLIPLTKRPVMFLGGSVSDYMVRLNQLTERDYVMLLTLPSYSPEGWQIVNYAKQQKAKVCLFTDSPSCPMYPMSDDVVFFGRKSVLSLNSFVGFVAVAQVLKNLLLVQQKGVKMQDLEKVLEEEGNGYQFIKNHIS from the coding sequence GTGCCAGAGACGGTGAGTGAAGCGATCAAAAGCAAAATGGAAGGGATGTCCCCAACCTACCGGAAGATAGCTCTGTTTTTGTTGGAGAACATGTTCAACCTGGGGTTTGTCTCCGTCAACGAGATGGGGCGGATCCTTGGGGTGAGCAACGCAACGGTGGTCCGGTTCTCCCAAATGCTGGGGTTCTCCGGATACAAGGAGATGCGTGAATGCGTCTCACGGGAGATCAGAAGCCGGAGCGCCGACGAAAAACAGGTTGCGTTGTCCAAACTGGATGAGCTGCCTGTCACCCTGCAGGTGAGTGAACTGTTTGGAAACGAAATCGCCAACATCAAGGATTGTCAGGAACGGATCAAGGCGGAGACGTTGGGTCAGGTGGTAAAACACATCAAAGAAGCGGAAAAGTTGTTTGTCGCGGGATTTGGCGCAAGCGCCGACGTCGCGCATCTGTTCTCCCGCCAATTGATCCCTCTGACCAAACGCCCCGTGATGTTCCTGGGAGGATCCGTCTCTGATTACATGGTCAGGTTGAACCAACTGACAGAAAGGGATTATGTGATGCTGCTGACGCTTCCTTCGTATTCTCCGGAGGGATGGCAGATCGTCAACTATGCGAAACAACAGAAGGCGAAAGTGTGTCTGTTTACGGACTCCCCCTCCTGTCCGATGTATCCGATGAGTGATGACGTGGTGTTCTTCGGGCGGAAATCGGTGTTGTCGCTCAATTCGTTTGTTGGATTCGTCGCTGTGGCACAGGTGTTGAAGAACCTGCTTCTGGTACAGCAGAAAGGGGTGAAAATGCAGGATTTGGAAAAGGTGCTTGAGGAAGAAGGGAATGGGTACCAGTTCATCAAGAACCATATTTCCTAA
- a CDS encoding creatininase family protein → MRMATMTWPAVQTYFQTHDMVMFALGSVECHGRQNPLGTDFLVPDHLVSLVEQKSDVLVAPTLPYGACDYFVGFPGTVSLGVDLLTQLLEKITSCLYGYGARKFVILNGHGGNSPAIETVGYALHDKGALLAELNWWKMAGQIKKEWGGGHGGAEETAAVMAINPDWVDASQLDAPNPITSIGPGFSASGLHTQRLEGVDVTIPRRVSRTTDNGWWGPDSPTEAAASWGGEMLQAVADYVVRFLEKFKECSCARDGE, encoded by the coding sequence ATGAGAATGGCGACGATGACGTGGCCGGCAGTACAAACGTACTTCCAGACCCATGATATGGTGATGTTCGCGTTGGGAAGCGTGGAGTGCCATGGGAGACAAAACCCTCTTGGGACGGATTTTCTGGTGCCTGACCACTTGGTTTCCCTGGTGGAGCAAAAGAGTGATGTGTTGGTCGCACCGACACTTCCGTACGGTGCGTGTGATTATTTCGTCGGTTTCCCCGGGACGGTAAGCCTCGGGGTTGATCTGCTTACCCAACTTCTTGAAAAGATCACTTCCTGTTTGTATGGATATGGTGCCCGTAAATTCGTTATCCTTAACGGACATGGGGGGAACAGTCCTGCCATCGAGACGGTCGGGTACGCGTTGCATGACAAAGGCGCGTTGCTCGCCGAACTGAACTGGTGGAAAATGGCGGGACAGATCAAGAAGGAATGGGGAGGGGGACATGGAGGAGCGGAGGAGACGGCGGCGGTGATGGCCATCAACCCGGACTGGGTGGATGCATCCCAATTGGACGCTCCCAATCCGATCACTTCCATAGGTCCGGGATTTTCCGCAAGTGGATTGCATACCCAGCGGTTGGAGGGTGTGGACGTGACAATACCCCGCAGAGTGTCACGCACCACGGATAACGGATGGTGGGGGCCGGATTCACCCACCGAGGCGGCTGCTTCCTGGGGAGGGGAGATGCTTCAGGCGGTTGCTGACTATGTCGTGCGGTTTCTTGAAAAATTCAAGGAGTGTTCTTGTGCCAGAGACGGTGAGTGA
- a CDS encoding ABC transporter ATP-binding protein: MQPDKPLMEVKDLCMWFPVKRTIMDSLSGKPKRYVKAVNDVNLSVRKGESLGLVGESGCGKSTLAKSIIRLYEPTSGSVWLKGKDITHLKGRQLRTQRQSMQMIFQDPYSSLNPRMTVYETIAEVLSVHHIVPKENVHEEVARLLELCGMSMDSADRYPGEFSGGQRQRVGIARALATRPDLVLADEPVSALDVSIRAQIINLLSHLQKELDLTILFISHDLHLVHYITTRVAVMYLGSIVELGRTSEVFAHPLHPYTSILIKAAPVMDPLNRDRVYTIKGEPPSPLDIPKGCAFSQRCPFCQEICTREAPPLVDRGWHLVACHFPGRSGI; encoded by the coding sequence ATGCAACCTGACAAACCATTGATGGAAGTCAAAGACTTGTGCATGTGGTTTCCCGTAAAGCGGACCATCATGGATTCCCTGAGCGGAAAACCCAAGCGGTATGTCAAGGCGGTCAACGATGTGAATCTTTCCGTGCGCAAAGGGGAGAGCCTTGGGTTGGTCGGTGAGTCAGGATGTGGGAAGAGCACACTGGCAAAGAGCATCATACGTTTGTACGAACCGACCAGCGGTTCGGTCTGGCTGAAAGGGAAGGACATCACCCATCTGAAGGGCAGACAGCTCAGGACGCAGCGACAGAGCATGCAGATGATCTTCCAGGATCCCTATTCGTCGCTCAACCCCCGGATGACGGTGTACGAGACGATTGCCGAAGTGTTGTCCGTCCATCACATCGTACCCAAGGAGAACGTGCATGAGGAAGTGGCTCGGCTCCTGGAACTCTGTGGCATGAGCATGGACTCTGCCGACCGCTATCCCGGAGAGTTCTCCGGAGGACAGCGGCAACGGGTAGGCATCGCCCGCGCCTTGGCCACCCGGCCCGATCTGGTGCTGGCGGATGAGCCGGTCTCCGCGCTGGATGTCTCCATCCGCGCCCAGATCATCAACCTGCTCTCCCATCTGCAGAAAGAATTGGATCTCACCATCCTGTTCATCTCCCACGACCTGCACCTGGTCCACTACATCACCACCCGGGTGGCGGTGATGTACTTGGGAAGCATTGTAGAGCTGGGAAGAACATCGGAGGTGTTCGCCCATCCGCTGCATCCGTATACCTCCATTTTGATCAAGGCGGCGCCGGTGATGGATCCGCTCAATCGGGACCGTGTGTACACCATCAAGGGAGAGCCGCCAAGTCCGTTGGATATCCCCAAAGGATGCGCGTTCAGCCAACGCTGTCCTTTCTGTCAGGAAATCTGCACCCGGGAGGCTCCGCCTCTCGTTGATCGGGGTTGGCATCTGGTTGCCTGTCATTTTCCCGGAAGGAGTGGCATATGA
- a CDS encoding ABC transporter ATP-binding protein: protein MEEPLLEVKDLRVQFVTKRETVKAVDGVSFFIGRHETLGIVGESGCGKSQTCRAILRLIKKPGKIVGGQILYQGNDIVTMPETELRNIRGKEISIIFQEPMTSLNPVISIRKQMREAFCHTSMTEAEKYQASLKMLRLVGIPSPEERINGYVHQFSGGMRQRAMIAIALCSRPKLLIADEPTTALDVTIQDQVIKLLGNLKQELGMSIILVTHDLGVVAEMCDKVAVMYAGIIVEMTDVVTLFAHPRHPYTYALMGSVPDQRKVGSDLEVIQGNPPNLADLPAGCPFAPRCRYADGACSQSRPELKEISQGHLVRCHHLDRTASFAGIITVPEEASDAT from the coding sequence ATGGAAGAACCGTTGTTGGAAGTAAAAGATCTTCGCGTACAGTTTGTCACCAAACGGGAAACCGTCAAGGCGGTGGACGGAGTGAGTTTTTTCATCGGCCGGCATGAGACCTTGGGGATCGTGGGGGAGTCGGGATGCGGGAAGAGCCAAACCTGCCGGGCCATCCTTCGGTTGATCAAAAAACCGGGGAAGATCGTTGGAGGACAGATTCTCTACCAAGGCAACGACATCGTCACGATGCCTGAAACGGAGCTGAGGAATATCCGGGGGAAGGAGATCAGCATCATCTTCCAGGAACCGATGACCAGCCTGAATCCGGTCATATCCATCAGAAAACAGATGCGGGAAGCATTCTGCCATACCTCAATGACGGAAGCAGAGAAGTACCAGGCATCCTTGAAGATGCTTCGTCTGGTCGGTATTCCGTCACCGGAAGAGCGGATCAACGGATACGTCCATCAGTTCTCCGGCGGTATGCGCCAGCGGGCCATGATCGCCATCGCCCTCTGTTCCCGCCCGAAACTGCTCATCGCTGATGAACCGACCACCGCTCTGGATGTGACGATCCAGGACCAGGTGATCAAACTGCTGGGAAATCTCAAGCAGGAACTGGGCATGAGCATCATTCTCGTCACCCATGACTTGGGTGTGGTAGCCGAGATGTGTGACAAAGTTGCCGTGATGTACGCTGGCATCATCGTGGAGATGACCGATGTGGTCACGTTGTTCGCCCATCCCCGTCATCCGTACACCTATGCGCTGATGGGTTCCGTTCCCGATCAGCGCAAGGTAGGCTCGGATCTTGAGGTGATCCAAGGCAATCCCCCAAACCTGGCGGACCTTCCTGCCGGCTGTCCGTTCGCGCCACGTTGCCGGTACGCCGACGGTGCCTGCTCCCAGAGCCGTCCGGAACTGAAAGAAATATCCCAAGGACACCTGGTGCGTTGCCATCACCTGGATCGTACGGCCTCATTTGCCGGAATCATCACCGTACCTGAGGAGGCATCTGATGCAACCTGA
- a CDS encoding ABC transporter permease, with protein MRERIYMKHRPLPPALVAPSMIVGILIIAFAFFVAFFPQLFTRFDPLAVNTKARMLSPSAEHPFGTDNYGRDVFSRVVYGTAIDLKIGIFGMLIPLITGTIIGLVAGYYGGVLDSILMRIIDIFMAFPFTILVIAIMTILGPGIQNVFIALWFVGWVDYAKLVRGDTLTVKNSEYIQAAKVAGFSDKRILLRHIMPNVISSSIVFATSDVVLCMLTGASMSFLGLGVQLPTPEWGAIMNEGRAYISYGWWITFFPGLVMAITGIGFSLVGDSFADLIRTKRV; from the coding sequence ATGCGAGAACGAATCTACATGAAACATCGTCCGTTGCCTCCCGCGCTGGTCGCCCCTTCGATGATCGTCGGAATCCTGATCATCGCGTTCGCGTTTTTCGTGGCCTTTTTCCCCCAGTTGTTCACCCGGTTCGACCCCCTTGCGGTGAACACCAAGGCGAGGATGCTTTCTCCCTCTGCGGAACATCCGTTCGGGACGGACAACTACGGTCGTGACGTCTTCTCACGGGTAGTGTACGGCACGGCAATTGACCTGAAGATCGGGATTTTTGGCATGTTGATCCCCCTGATTACCGGCACGATCATCGGACTGGTTGCCGGGTATTATGGTGGAGTCCTGGACAGCATCCTGATGCGCATCATTGATATTTTCATGGCGTTCCCCTTCACCATTTTGGTCATCGCCATCATGACAATCCTCGGCCCGGGCATCCAGAACGTATTCATCGCGCTGTGGTTTGTCGGTTGGGTCGATTATGCCAAACTGGTACGAGGTGACACGTTGACGGTGAAGAACTCAGAATACATCCAGGCTGCGAAAGTCGCGGGGTTCTCTGACAAACGGATCTTGCTCCGGCACATCATGCCGAATGTGATCAGCTCATCCATCGTCTTCGCCACCAGTGACGTGGTGCTCTGCATGCTGACCGGCGCGAGCATGAGCTTCCTGGGGCTTGGCGTCCAGCTTCCCACTCCGGAATGGGGCGCCATCATGAACGAAGGAAGAGCCTACATCAGTTATGGCTGGTGGATCACATTCTTCCCCGGCCTGGTGATGGCCATCACCGGCATCGGGTTCAGTCTGGTTGGTGACAGTTTCGCCGATCTGATCAGGACGAAGAGGGTATGA
- a CDS encoding ABC transporter permease yields MNQLNYIIKRILQIIPVLFLTTILIFVMIHLIPGDPARLMLGEKATESAVAALREKLGLNRSLTAQYFQYLKGLLTFDLGTSLTYQRPVAQMLKERIPVTLSLTLMSTILSLLISFPLGYLAGIHKDKPGDHVVRGSALVAIAMPSFWVALLLMLLFSVKLRWLPAGGWGTTVWDHIRGLILPSLTQAIATSAILIRNIRNSVVEISVMDYVDFARSKGISEKEVRDHHILRNTLISTVTLLSMRVAYMLGGSVILETIYALPGIGKLMVDSIFGRDYVVVQALVFLFAFLVLVINLLTDILYSILDPRVRF; encoded by the coding sequence ATGAATCAATTGAATTACATCATCAAACGAATCCTGCAGATCATACCGGTGTTGTTTCTCACCACCATTTTGATCTTCGTCATGATCCATCTGATCCCAGGCGATCCTGCCCGGTTGATGCTCGGGGAGAAAGCGACGGAATCCGCTGTTGCGGCGCTTCGTGAGAAGCTGGGGTTGAATCGCTCGTTGACCGCCCAGTATTTCCAATATTTGAAAGGACTTCTTACCTTTGACTTGGGAACGTCGCTGACCTATCAGCGTCCGGTGGCCCAGATGCTGAAGGAACGGATCCCGGTGACGTTGTCCCTGACGCTGATGAGCACCATCCTGTCGCTGTTGATCAGCTTCCCCCTGGGATATCTGGCCGGCATCCACAAGGACAAACCGGGCGACCATGTGGTGCGGGGTTCCGCCTTGGTCGCCATCGCCATGCCTTCGTTCTGGGTGGCGCTTCTGTTGATGCTGTTGTTTTCCGTGAAGCTCCGCTGGCTTCCCGCCGGGGGATGGGGGACAACGGTCTGGGACCATATCCGTGGTTTGATCCTCCCATCGTTGACCCAGGCCATCGCGACCAGCGCCATCTTGATCCGGAACATCCGCAACTCCGTCGTGGAGATTTCCGTGATGGACTACGTGGATTTCGCCCGGAGCAAAGGCATCAGCGAGAAAGAGGTTCGTGACCATCACATCCTTCGGAACACGTTGATCTCCACGGTGACACTCCTTTCCATGCGGGTCGCCTATATGTTGGGCGGCAGCGTGATTCTGGAGACGATCTACGCGTTGCCGGGCATCGGCAAGCTGATGGTCGACTCCATTTTCGGCAGGGACTACGTTGTCGTGCAGGCGCTGGTTTTCCTGTTCGCGTTCCTGGTGCTGGTCATCAACCTGCTGACCGACATCCTGTATTCCATTTTGGATCCTCGGGTCCGGTTTTAG
- a CDS encoding ABC transporter substrate-binding protein, translating to MKKTSLVLVLLLSLATVGFAQGASEKKATSAASGSPKISDILVVGRLNDAAYLDPNAPSVGGAEVNVTQQIYEGLVTVSDDGTSIIPCLASDWTISDDGLTYTFNLVPGVKFSDGTPVTGADWEWSLLRARDLETSAYRFIAEAIDTVKATDSQVVITLKYPWAPFLADLACFNMVVGSKAHYDALGEDAYLNNPLGTGPYMLKEWKKENYILLEANPYYRQAGYPKTKQLKFQIISDDNTRMMQLQAGQVDVCGDVPFTLVQPMKNEKNITIQVFPSTQIRYLILNTTKAPFDDIRVRQALVHGIDKQEISDLVAGEFGAPVAALVSEAEGKWFNGDLKVAAYEPEVSKKLLADAGYTSPVPFTISIRSGSAIYEQIATLLKSQLDKAGFDVTIEELERASISAKYSSLSHQATILQWVDDITDPSGLTGWTVDYDQSNAWYTGLKDEELDALNVAASRELDETKRIAMYHEIQQRVADNANVIPLFRNGFAYAYDKNVEGLYVSPFSVVSYKNVVKYVK from the coding sequence ATGAAGAAAACATCGTTGGTGTTGGTTTTGCTTCTCTCACTGGCTACCGTTGGGTTCGCCCAAGGTGCGTCGGAGAAGAAGGCCACGTCTGCGGCTTCGGGAAGCCCGAAGATTTCCGACATCCTGGTGGTCGGACGTCTCAACGACGCTGCGTATCTGGATCCCAACGCCCCAAGTGTCGGTGGCGCGGAAGTGAACGTCACCCAACAGATCTACGAAGGGTTGGTGACGGTCAGTGATGACGGTACCTCGATCATTCCGTGCCTCGCGTCTGACTGGACGATCAGTGACGACGGATTGACCTATACGTTCAATCTGGTGCCAGGGGTGAAATTCTCTGACGGAACGCCGGTCACTGGTGCGGATTGGGAATGGTCCCTGCTTCGCGCACGGGATCTGGAAACCAGCGCCTATCGCTTCATCGCCGAGGCCATCGACACCGTCAAGGCGACGGACAGCCAGGTGGTCATCACGCTGAAGTATCCGTGGGCCCCGTTCTTGGCCGACCTTGCCTGCTTCAACATGGTGGTCGGATCCAAAGCGCATTACGACGCGCTGGGCGAGGATGCCTATCTGAACAATCCGCTTGGTACCGGTCCGTACATGCTGAAAGAATGGAAGAAAGAGAACTACATCCTTCTGGAAGCCAACCCGTACTATCGACAGGCGGGATATCCCAAGACAAAACAGCTGAAGTTCCAGATCATCAGTGATGACAACACCCGGATGATGCAGCTGCAGGCCGGACAGGTGGATGTGTGCGGAGACGTGCCGTTTACCCTGGTACAGCCGATGAAGAACGAGAAGAACATCACCATCCAGGTGTTCCCCTCCACGCAGATCCGCTATCTGATCCTGAATACCACCAAGGCTCCGTTTGACGACATCCGTGTCCGCCAGGCGCTGGTCCATGGCATCGACAAACAGGAGATTTCCGACCTTGTCGCCGGAGAATTTGGTGCTCCGGTCGCCGCGTTGGTATCCGAAGCGGAAGGGAAGTGGTTCAACGGAGATCTGAAGGTTGCCGCGTATGAACCGGAAGTGAGCAAGAAACTGCTCGCCGATGCCGGTTACACCTCGCCGGTTCCGTTCACCATCAGCATCCGTTCCGGCTCGGCCATCTACGAGCAGATCGCGACGCTTCTGAAGAGCCAGCTGGACAAAGCGGGATTTGATGTGACCATCGAAGAGCTGGAGCGAGCCTCTATCTCTGCCAAGTACAGCAGCCTGTCCCATCAGGCGACGATCCTGCAGTGGGTTGATGACATCACCGATCCCTCGGGCCTCACCGGTTGGACGGTGGATTACGACCAGAGCAACGCCTGGTACACCGGTCTGAAGGATGAGGAGCTGGACGCGCTGAACGTCGCCGCAAGCCGTGAGCTGGATGAGACAAAGCGTATCGCGATGTATCATGAGATCCAACAACGGGTCGCTGACAACGCCAATGTCATTCCGCTGTTCCGCAACGGGTTTGCCTACGCGTATGACAAGAATGTGGAAGGACTGTATGTCAGTCCGTTCTCCGTCGTGTCGTACAAGAATGTCGTCAAGTACGTGAAGTAA